A segment of the Acidobacteriota bacterium genome:
TCCGTGAAAAGGGGCCGGGGCCCGATCGAGCGGCCGATCGACGTCCCTCCCCCCATCAATATATGCCGACCGTCCCGGATGGCACGTGGCGAGCACCGAATCGGTCATCCTGCATCGATGCAGCAGCATCGGCCTCACCCCCCCCCTCAATCCCTTGACTCCCCCCCCAGGTTCTCCTATAAGAATGGTTCTTTCGACGGTTAAGACGGCACCGAGAACCCTGGGCGAGGCCGCCCGGGTCGGCACGAATCTGCAGGGGGAAGGCATCACATGAGGTTGAGTGGGCGATTTGTGATTTCAGCGCTGCTTGTTGCAGGGCTGCTACCTCTCGGAACGACTCTCGCCCAGAGTGGCGAGGACGATCAGGCAACCACCACAGACAATGCGGCTCCCATCGAACAGAAGCGCCCGTTTTCGCTCTTCGTTGCGGTCGCTGTCGGCAGCGCGGACGCCGACGAGATTGATTCGTCGATTCGAACCACGTCGGTTTCCCACACGTCGTCCATCCTCTCGATGGACAATCAGGACTACGGCCGCGCAACCCTCGGTTGGAAATTCCCCAACGACAAGGGCTCGGTGCGGCTGGTCTGGAACGGCTACAACGAGCAGGAGTACCAACTCAGCGGGGCTGGCTTTCAGAAGACCATCGATCTTTCGGCTTCCGGTGCCACGTCGCAGCCCAACGTCATCGAGGGCGCAAACTGGTGGACGCTCGACATCGTCGACGGCGTGAGCACGGCCGTTCGCAATGGCCCGCTCTGGAGTGTGGCGGCAGACGCCAATGGCGACCTCGCGGCTCAACCCGAAGAGATTACTTACGACCCGATGAATGCGTTGACGGTGACATCGACGGCACCGACCAATCTTCAGAATCGATTGCAGACCGTGGACCTCGTCTATGGCCGTGAGTTCGGGACCCGACGATTCGGATCTCGCTGGTTTGCGGGTCTCCGGTATTACAGCCTTGAAGGTTCCGTCCCCGCGACCGCCTGGCTCCTCGGTGGAGATGTGCGTGCCGGCGTCGGATTCACGGACGGTGGTGCGACCAATCTGCTGACGTTCTACAACACGTCAAGCGGCGTGGGACCCACCGTGTCGATGTCCTGGGATATCAAGTTCTTCGAGGAGAAGTTCAAGATCTTCGTCCGCGGGCAATCGACGCTCGCCATCACCAACGTTGAGGTCGAGTCTTCACCATTCTTGACCTACGTCTTTGATTCCAGTGGCTTCCTGGAGTCTGCGGACGGCATGCTGACGGAAGACCGTAGCAAGAGCACCTGGTCGAACGAGTTGGACTTCGGCTTGGCGTTCGCCTTCGAAAACGGCATCGGGCTGGAAATCGCCTATGGCATCGTCGGCATGCTGGATGCGTATCTGCTGCCCACCAACATCCGGATCCCTGCCCTCGAGATTGAGCAAGGTCAGGGTACATCGGCGATCTACAACACTCAGGACTACGTCCTGAACACGGTGCGCGCGGAACTGTCATTCCAGTTCTAGTAGCCCGCTGAGCGCTCGCCAGAACCCGGGATAGGACTTGGCGACACAGTCGCCGTCATCCAGTACGACGCCGGGAATCCGGAGCCCTGCGATGGCAAACGCCATCGCGATGCGGTGGTCACCTCTCGTCTCGATGACGGCGCCGTGAACCCGATCCGATCTCGAGTGGATGGACAACGCATCACCCTCTACGCGGGCCGTGACTCCCATTCGCGTTAGATTGTCCGCGAGCGCGTGCAGACGATCCGACTCCTTCACCCGCAGGTGGCCCAGACCCGTCAGTCTTGTCTCTCCCTCGGCGAAGATCGCGAGCGCGGCGACGGTGGGCGCGACGTCGGGGGCGTCCGTCAAGTCCCGCTCGATCGCCTTCAGGCGGTTCGGGCTAACGACCCGAACCGTCTCGTCGTGATGGTCAACCGTGCAACCCATCTGGCGAAGGACGTCCAGTAGAACCGCATCGGGTTGGTGAGAATCTTGTCGCAACCCGTCCACCTGGATCGTGCCAAGAATCGCCCCCGCGGCCAGAAAGTACGAGGCCGATGAGTAGTCCCCCTCCACGACCCAGCGGCGCGGGGAGAGGGCTCCCGGGGCGACTTGAAACACGGTGCCTGAGCGTTCGACATCAGCCCCGCACGACTCCAGCATTTCCATCGTCATGTCGACGTAGCCGCGGGAGACCCATGGGCGCGCCAGGGTCAGATGCAGTCCGTCGGGCAGGAGGCCGCCGATCATCAGGAGCGCACTGACGAACTGGCTGCTCGGCGACGCGGGCAGGGCGATGCGTCTCCCGCGGAGCGGGGCTCCGCCGATGCGCAGCGGTAGCCCGTCTCCCCCGTCCGACTCGCATCGGGCTCCCAGCGCGGTCAGGGCCTCGGTCAGTGCGGCCAGGGGACGCTGCCGCAGCCTGGGGGCTCCATCGAGTCGGCTGGGGCGCTGTCCCAGTGCCGCGACCGCCGTCAGGAACCGGCACGAAGTCCCGGACTCTCGCAGTTCGATGTTCGCTCCACCGGGGATCCGCCCGCCGGTTCCGTAAACTTCCCAACCGTCGTCGACGATCTTGCTGCGAATTCCCAGCAGCCCGAGGCCCTCTCGCGTCACCTGGCTGTCCTCGGCATCCAGCGGCTTTTCGATGAAGCTCACCCCATCCGACAGGGCCGCGAGCACGAGCGCTCTGTGTGTCGCGCTCTTGGAGGCCGGAGCGTCGCAACGTCCCTGAAGACGATGGTCGAACGTTGGAATGTGACGGGGGTCCGGCATGGTTCCCTGTAGTATGATTTTCGTATGCGCTTCTATTCTACGGGCAACGGCGTGATACGCCGTTCGTTCGTTTTTGCCTGTGTCATTGTTGCGATCACATTCGGGTCGTCGGTGGTCGCGGAGCGCAAGCTCGGCAAGGTCAATCGCTTCGCGGCCGATATGGCCGAGGGCGGCAACTGGCGCGAGGCCCAGTACCGCTGGGCGGCCCTGGAGCGCGACCACCCGGACAACCCGCGGCTGCTCGGAAACCTCGCCGTGGCTGCCGAGGCCGTCGGCGAGCGGGACAAGGCGTTCGACTACTACGAGCGCGCACTCGTCGGCGATCTCGCCGACCCCCGTCTCCTACGGAACTTTGAAGAGTTCTCAGGATTCTGGAGCCGGACGCTCGAGGACGAGACCGGTGAGGCGTTCAAGGCCCGGCTGGCAGGCATCCGATTGCCGAAACCGCGCGGTCGCAAGAAGGCGAATGCCCAGCGTGTGGAAGTCGGTCTCCCGGTCCCTCCACGACTGAAACTAGAAGGCACGGAATCGATTCTCGTCATCAGCTTCCTGACCGACGAGATGATGTTCCTGGACGTCAATCGAGAGATCGTTCGCTACCTCCGAAGTGAGCTGCGGAAGAACACACGACTCAGCGTTCTCGAGATCACACCGGCGCCTGCTGTGCCGGAACAAACCATCGAGGACCTGATTGCCAACGACGGTTTCTGGAAGTTCGTCGCCCGCGAATTTGACGCGGATATTGTCGTCTCCGGACAGATCGGTTACATGCGTGAGGACGTCTCGGGTTTCCGTGAAGTTGACCGTACCAATCCCAACACCGGTCAGAAGGTTCGGCGTACCGAGTTCGTCGATCAAGAAGAGTTCGGATTTGGACTCGATCTCTTGTTCATGAACGGGAAAGACGGATCTCTCCTGATCCGCGATAAAGTCCGTCGCAAGATCCGCTATACGGGAAGTCAGAATGACCCGATCACGGCGTTCTATGAGATGAGCGAATCGATGACCGGAGATATTCTTTCAATCGTCAATACACAACGCCGGCCTTCCGCGCGTTTCATCTTCAGAGACTAGATGGGCCTACGCGAACGCAGCTCTATTTCCGGGAGACACCTGATGAAGCAATCGCCCCAACGCTGGTTCGTCCTCTTATTGGCGCTGCTGTTTTACGTCCCGACGTTCGCCCAATTCGGGCAGAACAAGATCAGCTACGAGAATTTCGACTGGCACGTCTACGAATCGCCCCACTTCGACATCCATTACTACCCGTCTCAGGAGCCGTTCCTCGAAGACATCGTCTCCTATGTCGAGAGCGCCTACCTGAAGATCAGCAAGGACCTGGATCACGAGTTGCGTTTCCGCGTCCCGCTGGTGATCTACAAGACCCACGGTGAGTTCGGACAGACCAACATCACCCTCTCCGAAGTCCCCGAAGGCGTTGCGGCGTTCGCGGAACCGGTCCAGTACCGAATGGTCCTGCCGATCGACGGCGCCCCCGACAAACTACAGAAGCTGATCTCTCACGAACTCGTTCACATCTTCGAGTACTCGATATTCTACGAGGGCTACCTCGGTCGCGCGCTTCGATCCAATCCACCGACCTGGATCATGGAAGGACTAGCCTCCTATCTCGCCGACGACGAAGACAACCTCGACCGCATGGCGATTCGCGATGCGGTCGTCAACAACGTTCTACCCCCGCTCCAGGCCTTGAACGTGGTCACCTACCTGACCTATCGCTACGGTCACGCCGTCTTCGATTTTATCGAACAAGAACATGGCATCGAGGGGCTGCGGAGCTTCCTGTTTGAGTTCAAGAAGGTCTTGCTGAGTGGAAACATCGATCGAGCGATACGCGAGTCGTTCGGGTACGACATCGACGAGTTCAACCGTCGCTTCAATCGATACCTCCGAAAGAAGTACTTCCCGGTCCTCCTGGAAAAGAAGGCGCCCGACGAGTACGGAACGGAGATCGGACAGCGTCGCAACCCCGTCACGCTCTCCCCCGCCCTCTCGCCGTCCGGCGAGTTGATCGCGGCCCTCGCGGCACCCAAACAAGAACTGGACCTGGTCATCATCTCTGCGGAAGACAGCAAGATCCAGCGCAACCTGACGAAGGGTTGGACCAGCCGTTACAAGAATCTCGTTGCCAACGCGTTCGAGGGTAAGCGCGACCTGAGCTGGGCACCGGATAGCGACCGCATCGCGGTGTTCGCACGAAAAGAAAACCGCTGGCCATTGCTGATTTTCAATGCCCTGAACGGCAAGATGCTTCACAACATCGATCTCGACGATATCTTCGAGTGCTCGAGCCCCGCGTTCTCTCCGGATGGACGCCGGATCGCTTTTGAGGGCAACCGCAACGGTGTGGTCGATCTATTCGAGTACAACCTCGATACCGGAGCGATCGTCAACCTGACACAGGATGATTTCTTCGACGCAAACCCGTGGTATTCCACCGACGGAAGCTCTCTTCTCTACAACCGCAGAATCGGAGAACACTGGAAGATCTTCGCGGTCGACCTTGCCGATTCATCGAAGAAGACACAGTTGACGTTTGGGGTCCATAGCGATCTTCAACCGTCCTACACACGGGACGGCACCTCGATCCTGTTTTCCTCGGACCGCGGGGGCTACGGAGTATTCAATGTCCACACGCTGGACCTCGCGACAGGCGACGTGAGTCAGTACACCGACGTCGTAGGTGGCACGTTCGGGCCGGTCGAGATGTCGCCACGCGACGACGATCGTTTCATCGTCTTTAACGCGTACTTCGAGGGCCGTTTCCGTCTCTACCGAATGCCGCTCAACGCGCCCGAGCTGGTAACCGCGGCGTCCGATCGACTGTCTGCCGATGACGAGGCCGAACCCTTCGTCCCGGAATTACAGCTCAGTGTCGACGAGAACAAGAAGGCGCCCTACAAACTGAAATGGGATCTCGAGGCTCCCGGTTTCGGAGTGGGAGTGACCGGTGACGGCACATTCCTGGCCGACGCCACGATTCAGTTTACCGATCTACTCGGCAACCATCGCATTTCGATCGGCGCCCAGTCAGTCGCCAATTTTGCCAGCTACAACGCGACCTATGTCAACCGACGGAATCGTTACAACTGGGGTGGCCAGGTCTATGACTTTCGCGATTTCTTCGTTGACCAATCGACCGGCGAACGGATCGAGCGGCAGTACAGTCAGACCGGGGCCACGGCATTCATCCAGTACCCGGTGAGTCGTCACTTTCGTGTTGAAACGTCCGGTGGCTACCTGAATGCGTCGTTGAACCGGCTCGCCCAGAACTCCATGACCGGGCAGTTCGGTTTCATCGAGCAGGACGACTCATTCGCGATGGTCGAGGCCGCGATCACCCACGACACCGCTCGCTACCAGGGTTTCGGCCCGTTCCAGGGACAGCGATTCCGACTCGACGTGCGACAGGGATTTCATCTGTCCGGTGATTCGGACGGTGATCTCACGGAGTTCCGTCTGGACTATCGTCGCTACAAGCAGCTGACTCGACGCACGTTGTTGGCTCTTCGACTGGCGACGATCTACAACACCGGGGATAACGAGTACACCTACGGGTTCGGCGGACTCAACCAGCTCCGCGGCTGGGAGTATCGAGAGTTCTTCGGATCCCGGCTCGCATTCGCCAACTTCGAGTATCGCTTCCCGTTGATCGATGAGCTGCGGTTCCCGTTCCTGGCGCTGCAGCAGATTCGCGGGATGGCGTTCTTCGATGTCGGTGCGGCATGGTTCCCCGATGACCTCTATTACGACCCGGACCTCCGGATGATCCGCGCCGACCTTACGCAGACACCGATCCCGTTCGACTTCTGGGACTCGGAGAACGACCAGTTTCAGGATGCCCGAGCCAGCTACGGGTTCGGCTTCCAGTTCCTGTTCATCGGCAACCTACAGTTCAACTGGATCTGGGCCAAGCGCCTCGACTTCACCCAGTACTGCGCGTCCGGCGTCATCGACGCTTGCGTCTTCGATGGGTTGACGCCGCTGGAGAAACGCGACGGCGATACCCGTGGGACCCGGATGGAGTTCTACATCACCTACGACTTCTGATGAACGAGTGGGTCGATGTCGGGCCGGTTGACGAGTTCCCCGCAGGGCGGGGGCGCGCAGTCGATGTCGATGGAACACGGGTCGCCGTGTTTCGCATGCCCGACGGTTGGTACGCGATCCGCGATGCTTGTCCTCATAGTGGCGCATCCCTGGCCGACGGAAAGCTCAAGGGTCTGATGGTCACCTGCTTCTGGCACGGCTGGCAATTCCACATCGGCACCGGCAAGACACCCGATCACAGCAATTTCTGTGCTCGGGTCTACGGGATCGGCGTGGCGGAGGGACGTGTCCGCTTGCGGCCACCGGACGAACCGAAGCCGGAGCCCAAAGAAGACGATTGGGTCAAGTGGGACGATTCGTTCTTGAAGAAGCCGGACTAGAAACGATGGCGGGCCGCAAACCACGACCCCGCGACGCCAACGACCAGCCCCAACAGGACGAGCCCCAACACCCAGCCGGACGAGACCGGCTGCGCACAGAACAATCGCAGTAGCGGTAGCGACGCGCGGGTCGAGTAGGACAGGACGAACTGTCGAACGATCTCCACGACCAGCAGTGCCATGACCCCGCCACCCAGCCCAAACCAGCTACCGGCGACAAGGAATGGGCCCCTCACGAATGCGGGAGTCGCACCGACCAACTGCATGATCTCGATCTCGTCCCGGCGCGCGTAGACCGCAAGTCGCAGTACACTCGACACCACAAAGACCACCGCCGCCAACACGACGCCCACGAGGACGATGCCGGCCAGCCGTGCCACCCGCAACATGGATTCGAGACGTGCGATCCAGTCTCGATCGAACCTGAGGTCATCCACGGCGACGTGGGCTCCAAATGAATCGGCGATCGAAACACCGATCGCCTCGGTATCCTGATCCGACCGGAGATAGACCTCGAGCGACGCCGGCAGTGGATTGTCGTCCAGCT
Coding sequences within it:
- a CDS encoding Rieske 2Fe-2S domain-containing protein, producing the protein MNEWVDVGPVDEFPAGRGRAVDVDGTRVAVFRMPDGWYAIRDACPHSGASLADGKLKGLMVTCFWHGWQFHIGTGKTPDHSNFCARVYGIGVAEGRVRLRPPDEPKPEPKEDDWVKWDDSFLKKPD
- a CDS encoding permease-like cell division protein FtsX; translation: MMNRLVQHWLFFVTDAWDEMRHSPAVNLLAAATLTASLFVAGLAVLVITNVGRHVDQLQSEIRIDVFLRDDAAAEAIAELQSQLKVTPGVERVLHVSKDEALSRYHEWSREMAQLIGELDDNPLPASLEVYLRSDQDTEAIGVSIADSFGAHVAVDDLRFDRDWIARLESMLRVARLAGIVLVGVVLAAVVFVVSSVLRLAVYARRDEIEIMQLVGATPAFVRGPFLVAGSWFGLGGGVMALLVVEIVRQFVLSYSTRASLPLLRLFCAQPVSSGWVLGLVLLGLVVGVAGSWFAARHRF
- the aroA gene encoding 3-phosphoshikimate 1-carboxyvinyltransferase: MPDPRHIPTFDHRLQGRCDAPASKSATHRALVLAALSDGVSFIEKPLDAEDSQVTREGLGLLGIRSKIVDDGWEVYGTGGRIPGGANIELRESGTSCRFLTAVAALGQRPSRLDGAPRLRQRPLAALTEALTALGARCESDGGDGLPLRIGGAPLRGRRIALPASPSSQFVSALLMIGGLLPDGLHLTLARPWVSRGYVDMTMEMLESCGADVERSGTVFQVAPGALSPRRWVVEGDYSSASYFLAAGAILGTIQVDGLRQDSHQPDAVLLDVLRQMGCTVDHHDETVRVVSPNRLKAIERDLTDAPDVAPTVAALAIFAEGETRLTGLGHLRVKESDRLHALADNLTRMGVTARVEGDALSIHSRSDRVHGAVIETRGDHRIAMAFAIAGLRIPGVVLDDGDCVAKSYPGFWRALSGLLELE
- a CDS encoding tetratricopeptide repeat protein yields the protein MRFYSTGNGVIRRSFVFACVIVAITFGSSVVAERKLGKVNRFAADMAEGGNWREAQYRWAALERDHPDNPRLLGNLAVAAEAVGERDKAFDYYERALVGDLADPRLLRNFEEFSGFWSRTLEDETGEAFKARLAGIRLPKPRGRKKANAQRVEVGLPVPPRLKLEGTESILVISFLTDEMMFLDVNREIVRYLRSELRKNTRLSVLEITPAPAVPEQTIEDLIANDGFWKFVAREFDADIVVSGQIGYMREDVSGFREVDRTNPNTGQKVRRTEFVDQEEFGFGLDLLFMNGKDGSLLIRDKVRRKIRYTGSQNDPITAFYEMSESMTGDILSIVNTQRRPSARFIFRD